Proteins from a genomic interval of Desulfofustis limnaeus:
- a CDS encoding metal ABC transporter permease, whose amino-acid sequence MIEALQFEFLRNALFAGLLASLICGVIGSLIVVNRLVFLSGGVAHSAYGGIGLAFFFGWAYLPCATLFALAAAMIMAAVSLHMKQRADTIIGVMWAVGMAIGILLIDFSPGYNVDLMSYLFGSILSVPRSELMTMTLLGAVILGLIALFYRDLLLMSYDEEFAQVRGVPVRALYYLLIGCVAVTVVIVVQVVGLILVIALMTIPPSIAEKYTTSLLQMMVLSCLLGMLFIVGGLWGAYQYDLTSGAAIIMVAAAGFLMSLMVDRGLAVKRRRRWLQAHHQNAADNT is encoded by the coding sequence ATGATCGAGGCTTTGCAGTTCGAATTTCTTCGTAACGCCCTCTTCGCCGGCCTGCTGGCCAGCCTCATCTGCGGGGTGATCGGCTCACTGATCGTTGTCAACCGGCTTGTCTTTCTCTCCGGGGGTGTTGCCCACAGCGCTTACGGCGGCATCGGCCTTGCCTTTTTTTTCGGCTGGGCGTATCTCCCCTGTGCCACCCTGTTCGCCCTGGCCGCGGCGATGATCATGGCGGCCGTGTCGCTGCACATGAAGCAGCGGGCCGATACCATCATCGGGGTGATGTGGGCGGTCGGCATGGCGATCGGCATTCTGTTGATCGATTTTTCCCCCGGCTACAACGTTGATCTGATGAGCTACCTATTCGGCTCCATCCTCTCGGTGCCTCGATCCGAGTTGATGACCATGACCCTGCTCGGAGCGGTGATACTCGGTCTGATCGCTCTTTTCTACCGGGATCTGCTGCTCATGTCCTACGACGAGGAGTTCGCCCAGGTACGCGGCGTGCCGGTGCGTGCCCTCTATTACCTGCTGATCGGCTGCGTCGCGGTGACCGTGGTGATCGTCGTTCAGGTGGTGGGCCTGATCCTGGTTATCGCCCTGATGACCATTCCCCCCTCGATCGCCGAAAAATACACCACCTCGCTGCTGCAGATGATGGTTCTCTCCTGCCTGCTCGGCATGCTCTTCATCGTCGGCGGGCTGTGGGGCGCCTATCAGTACGACCTGACCTCCGGCGCGGCAATCATCATGGTGGCCGCCGCCGGCTTCCTAATGTCCCTGATGGTGGACCGGGGCCTGGCTGTCAAGCGGCGGCGACGTTGGCTGCAGGCCCATCACCAGAACGCTGCCGACAACACCTGA
- a CDS encoding Fur family transcriptional regulator: MCEYCDYLALLTDAGLDPTENRQRVLEVIGGNNTPLTAAEVHATLARTKAINRVTVYRILELLVQHRLLDKINGGRAAHYGLAPNQNHAPHPHFCCSQCGTMVCLNPDSLSVDAANLQRSYAGTIERIEVLVEGVCKTCLKTRHHHAHQGAPGRAAGP; encoded by the coding sequence ATGTGCGAATACTGCGATTACCTGGCCCTTCTGACCGACGCCGGTCTTGACCCGACGGAAAACCGGCAGCGCGTGCTGGAAGTGATCGGTGGCAACAATACCCCACTTACCGCCGCAGAGGTGCATGCGACGCTGGCTCGTACCAAGGCTATCAATCGGGTCACCGTATATCGTATTCTGGAGTTGCTGGTTCAGCACCGCTTGCTCGACAAGATCAACGGCGGTCGGGCGGCCCACTACGGCCTGGCGCCGAACCAGAACCATGCACCGCACCCGCACTTCTGCTGCAGCCAATGCGGCACGATGGTCTGCCTCAATCCGGACAGCCTGAGCGTCGACGCCGCCAACCTGCAGCGCAGCTATGCCGGTACCATCGAGCGCATCGAAGTACTGGTCGAGGGCGTCTGCAAAACCTGTCTGAAAACCAGGCACCACCACGCCCACCAGGGGGCTCCCGGCCGCGCTGCCGGGCCATGA
- a CDS encoding DUF2237 family protein, giving the protein MEGEKNVLGQPLQACGVEPLTGFHRDGTCRTGPADIGVHGVCTVVTEAFLAFSRQHGNDLSTPRPEFDFPGLIPGDRWCVCAARWQEAFEQGAAPPVILAATSAAVLDTVAVEDLLAHAVEDGRS; this is encoded by the coding sequence ATGGAAGGAGAAAAAAACGTATTGGGCCAGCCACTTCAGGCCTGCGGCGTTGAACCGCTAACCGGTTTTCATCGGGACGGAACCTGCCGTACCGGCCCAGCCGATATCGGGGTGCACGGTGTCTGTACCGTTGTCACCGAGGCGTTCCTCGCCTTTTCTCGACAACACGGCAACGACCTGTCTACACCGCGGCCGGAGTTTGATTTTCCCGGCCTGATTCCCGGTGACCGCTGGTGCGTCTGTGCCGCCCGCTGGCAGGAAGCTTTCGAACAGGGCGCCGCCCCGCCGGTGATCCTGGCCGCCACCAGCGCCGCGGTACTGGACACAGTCGCCGTGGAGGATCTGCTCGCCCATGCCGTCGAGGACGGCCGCAGCTGA